GCCTTTGGTGCGGCTATTGGTGCTATTTTCGGAGGTTTCTTAGCCGACAAGTACGGACGAAAAACCATTTATACATACAATATGCTTGTGTATATGCTGGGGATTGTCATTATTATGTTCACCGTTAATTTTCCCATGCTGTTGACAGGTTTCCTGGTTACAGGTATTTCAGTGGGAGTGGGTGTTCCTGCCTCATGGACATATATTTCCGAAAATTCAGAAGTGGGTAATCGTGGAAAGAATATGGGTATTTCACAGTTTGCCTGGGGGGTGGGGCCAATGATCATTTTAATGTTGGGAATGCTGCTTGCTCCTGGCAAAGCCGATGCATCAGCCGGTATCTTATTTGATTACGTACAAAAAATCGCTGCGTTCTTTATTGGTAACGATGCAAGCGTTGAAGCAATCAATGTATTTAGCAGCCGTATTATTTTTGGTTCTTTGTTGGTTGTGGCTTTCATCGCATGGACTTTGCAACGGAAACTAAATGAATCGAAAGACTGGGAAGAAGCAAAAAAATTGCAAACCAAAGAAAAGCAACCCGGCGTTTTCGCATCGTTTGGTACCCTTTTTACAAATAAAGTGAATATCCGAACCATGCTTTTCCTGGCTGGCATTTACATTAGCTGGAATATGGTGGCATCGGTAATGGGTTTCTTTCAACAACATATTTATGAAACCGCAGGCGGCCTTTCCAACGGGGAGGCCAATATGATCACGGCAGTACAATGGATCGTGATTATTGCAGTAACGTATTTTGGCTTTGCATTGCTCGTTGACAAAGTCAATCAACGCTGGCTCTATGTTTTCGGTACAACGATTGGTATAGTGGCCTGGTGCATTCTTATTTTTATAGGAATAAAAAATCATCTTGCGCTTTGGACGTTCACTATTCTTTGGGGCATACATGCCGGAATAAGTGTACAGGCATTTTATGCGCTTTGGGCTTCGGAACTTTTTCCTGCCAAATACCGGGCAGCCGCTCAGGGCATTATGTTCTTTGCGGTTAGAAGCATTGCAGCGGTTTGGGGATTTGGTTTTGTAAATATTTATGGCGAAAACGGAGAAGGATTTTACACTGCAGCCTACATTATGATCGGGTTGCTGCTTGTGGCACTGATCATAGGAACGATTTGGACACCAAAAACCCAAGGCAAATCATTACAACAAATAACGAAAGAAAGATACGGTGAGGATATTTAATGAATAAGGCTTTGCCTGAATAACGCAAACAAATAAACGAAGTAATAACAGCGAAGCAATTAACGTGAAGCAATGAACAACTCTTTTTTATTGAATACTTCTTCTGCTCCAACATGGATATGGTATCCCGGTGATTTTGAAATTGTACTGGCCAATAAAGTACAAAACCGTCGTACCGAACGTGGCACATTTTTTCCAGTTTTTTGGAAAATTGACAACCACTATGTGCTTATGGATTTTCATAAAGTGTTTGATGTGCCTTCGCCTGAAACGGTTGACATTTATGTAGAAGGCGAATACAATGTAAAGCTCGATGGCAAAGCATTTGAAGGAAGTCCGAAACAAATTGTTGTACCTGCAGGTAAACACAAGATCAATATAAAAGTATTAAACCAGGCCAATGTGCCGGCTATTTATGTAAAAGGAAAAACAATAGTATCGGATGCAAGCTGGCTTGTAACTTTTGAAGATAAAGAGTGGATTGATGAAACAGGCAAAGCCTCCGACATCTCCGCTACCAAATGGGTAAATGCAGGAAGTTCGAATTTTAATTCCCCAACGCAATTGCCTTCGCAATTTATGTTGCCCACAAAAAAGCAAGAGGCAGTATCTGTTACCAAAGGCAAGCAATCGATGCTGGTAGATTTTGGTAAGGAAACATTTGGTTTTATTCAATTGCATGGCCTTGCCGGGAAAGGTAAAGTATCGGTGTATTATGGCGAATCAGAAGAAGAAGCATTATCTACAGAGCATTGCGAAACGCTGGATAGAGTGGAAGTAAACGATCAGTTGAAGAAAGATCAGGTAATTAAGTTGTCAAAAGCCTATCGTTTTGTGAATGTGCAATACGATGAAGGCGTAACGCTTGATTCGGTTTCGATGCTTTATGAATATGCTGATGTAAAAGAACGTGGAAGCTTCACCTGTAACGATGAAGAGATCAATCGAATTTATGATGTAGCGAAATATAC
The DNA window shown above is from Lacibacter sp. H375 and carries:
- a CDS encoding MFS transporter, producing MEHKKGSLKSTIAVSLTNYLDAGAIVAGASGLTLWQNYLGLNEGHLGWLNAISANAFGAAIGAIFGGFLADKYGRKTIYTYNMLVYMLGIVIIMFTVNFPMLLTGFLVTGISVGVGVPASWTYISENSEVGNRGKNMGISQFAWGVGPMIILMLGMLLAPGKADASAGILFDYVQKIAAFFIGNDASVEAINVFSSRIIFGSLLVVAFIAWTLQRKLNESKDWEEAKKLQTKEKQPGVFASFGTLFTNKVNIRTMLFLAGIYISWNMVASVMGFFQQHIYETAGGLSNGEANMITAVQWIVIIAVTYFGFALLVDKVNQRWLYVFGTTIGIVAWCILIFIGIKNHLALWTFTILWGIHAGISVQAFYALWASELFPAKYRAAAQGIMFFAVRSIAAVWGFGFVNIYGENGEGFYTAAYIMIGLLLVALIIGTIWTPKTQGKSLQQITKERYGEDI